In one Colletotrichum destructivum chromosome 2, complete sequence genomic region, the following are encoded:
- a CDS encoding Putative aldo/keto reductase, aldo-keto reductase, NADP-dependent oxidoreductase, giving the protein MADVKQTTRTFTLNTGDKIPAIGLGTWQSKPNEVKLAVEAALKNGYRHIDTAFAYGNEKEVGDGIKASGVPREDIWLTTKLDNPWHKRVPEAIAKSLENLQTDYVDLYLMHWPSSTDPDDLKKHYPDWDFVDTWRELQKLVGTGKVRNIGVSNFGLTHLERLLKDPQTKVVPAVNQIELHPCNPSPKLLDYCKSKGIHATAYSCLGSTDSPLYTNQTLLEIAKAKGRTPQQVLLQWGLARDVSVIPKSVSEGRIKANYDLDGWSLTDDEISKISAIPDRFKVCDGTFLPDGVKVFFGDDE; this is encoded by the exons ATGGCCGACGTCAAGCAGACCACCCGTACCTTCACCCTCAACACGGGCGACAAGATCCCCGCCATCGGTCTGGGCACCTGGCAGTCCAAGCCGAACGAGGTcaagctcgccgtcgaggccgccctgaAGAACGGCTACCGTCACATCGACACCGCCTTCGCCTACGGCAATGAGAAGGAGGTTGGTGACGGCATCAAGGCCTCGGGCGTGCCCCGCGAGGACATCTGGCTTACCACCAAGCTCGACAACCCTTGGCATAAGCGCGTCCCGGAGGCCATTGCCAAGTCCCTTGAGAACCTCCAGACCGACTACGTCGACCTCTACCTCATGCACTGGCCTTCCAGCACCGACCCCGACGACCTGAAGAAGCACTACCCCGACTGGGACTTCGTCGACACCTGGCGCGAgctgcagaagctcgtcgGCACCGGCAAGGTCAGGAACATTGGTGTCTCCAACTTTGGCCTCACCcacctcgagcgcctcctcAAAGACCCCCAGACCAAG GTCGTTCCCGCGGTGAACCAGATCGAGCTCCACCCTTGCAACCCTTCCCCCAAGCTCCTCGACTACTGCAAGTCCAAGGGCATCCACGCCACTGCCTACTCGTGCCTCGGCAGCACCGACTCGCCCCTCTACACCAACCAGACCCTGCTTGAAATCGCAAAGGCCAAGGGTCGCACTCCCCAGCAGGTCCTCCTCCAGTGGGGCCTCGCCAGAGATGTTAGCGTCATCCCCAAGTCCGTCTCTGAGGGCCGCATTAAGGCCAActacgacctcgacggctggTCCCtgaccgacgacgagatcagCAAGATCTCGGCTATCCCCGACCGCTTCAAGGTCTGCGACGGCACCTTCCTTCCGGATGGCGTCAAGGTCTTTTTCGGTGATGATGAGTAA
- a CDS encoding Putative histidine triad (HIT) protein, translating to MTPAAQFDAGVEPPESQCPFCVIATEYPAYDPATPPQDDATLDPNRIPTPAFVVLSTPTLIAFLDILPLSRGHLLLCPRSHRPKLTDASPDESAEMGRYLRVLSNALARTTGVEDWNVVQNNGAAAAQVVMHMHFHLIPRPEIRASGRYSESFTMFGRGRREELDEEDAEHFAKELRENVADIMREEKHKSKL from the coding sequence ATGACGCCCGCCGCACAATTCGACGCCGGTGTGGAACCACCCGAATCGCAATGCCCCTTCTGCGTGATCGCGACCGAGTACCCGGCCTACGATCCTGCGACGCCGCCCCAGGACGACGCGACGCTCGATCCGAACCGCATTCCGACGCCCGCCTTTGTCGTACTTTCGACCCCGACCCTCATCGctttcctcgacatcctcccgCTATCACGCGGCCACCTCCTTCTCTGCCCTCGCTCGCACCGCCCGAAGCTCACCGATGCCTCGCCCGATGAGTCGGCCGAGATGGGCCGCTACCTGCGCGTGCTGTCCAACGCGCTCGCGCGCACGACAGGCGTTGAGGACTGGAACGTCGTGCAGaacaacggcgccgccgccgctcaagTCGTCATGCACATGCACTTCCATCTCATTCCGCGCCCTGAGATCCGTGCGAGCGGCCGCTATAGCGAGAGCTTCACCATGTTTGGCCGCGGCCGGAgggaggagctggacgaggaggacgccgagcacTTTGCCAAGGAGCTGCGGGAGAACGTGGCCGATATCATGAGGGAAGAGAAGCACAAGTCCAAACTTTGA
- a CDS encoding Putative RNA polymerase archaeal subunit P/eukaryotic subunit RPABC4 has translation MSREAYQVPTAGATSAPSAAAYTSYGAEGPQMQYLCGDCGLKFQLRRADPIRCKECGCRILYKERTKRMVQFEAR, from the exons ATGTCTCGCGAAGCCTACCAAGTCCCCACCGCCGGCGCGACCTCCGCCCCTAGTGCGGCTGCCTACACCTCctacggcgccgagggcccCCAGATGCAGTACCTCTGCGGCGACTGCGGCCTCAAGTTCCAGCTGCGTCGCGCTGACCCCATCCGCTGCAAGGAGTGCGGTTGCCGTATCTTGTACAAGGAGCGTACCAAGAG AATGGTTCAGTTTGAGGCGAGATGA
- a CDS encoding Putative GPN-loop GTPase, P-loop containing nucleoside triphosphate hydrolase, GPN-loop GTPase 1 encodes MASTSAAAPAENASAQENVPTNTPTSIVVVGMAGSGKTTFMRRINSYLHGKQDPPYVINLDPAVLNVPFESNIDIRDSVNYEEVMKQYNLGPNGGILTSLNLFATKVDQIVNLLEKRAAPDPENPNKKPINNILVDTPGQIEVFVWSASGTILLESLASSFPTVIAYVIDTPRTTSTSTFMSNMLYACSILYKTKLPMILVFNKTDVQDATFAKEWMTDFEAFQAALQRDEMSDVIGGYETSEGGSGGSGYMGSLLNSMSLMLEEFYSHLSFVPVSSRLGTGMDEFFAAVEEKAAEFKQDYLPELQRRRQEREEKKRQAREHELDKMMKGMSVDAGKKSMVVKPVDDDDDGIDVASDVDDDDMPDDEDDREGLQARYEAAMEAEGDSIMADGSFAKYLHTRPT; translated from the exons aTGGCTTCAACATCCGCAGCCGCACCCGCTGAGAATGCGTCCGCGCAGGAAAATGTTCCCACCAATACGCCTACCTccatcgtcgttgtcggcaTGGCTG GTTCCGGCAAGACGACCTTCATGCGACGCATCAACTCTTACCTGCACGGCAAGCAAGATCCGCCGTATGTCATCAACCTGGACCCGGCCGTTCTCAATGTCCCCTTCGAGAGCAACATCGACATTCGCGACTCGGTCAACTACGAGGAAGTTATGAAGCAGTACAACCTGGGCCCCAACGGTGGAATCTTGACGTCCTTGAACCTCTTTGCCACAAAGGTCGACCAGATCGTCAACCTGCTGGAGAAGCGCGCAGCTCCGGACCCCGAGAACCCGAACAAGAAGCCTATCAACAACATTCTTGTTGACACAC CCGGACAGATCGAGGTCTTTGTCTGGTCCGCCAGTGGAACCATCCTCCTCGAGTCTCTCGCCTCTTCATTCCCGACCGTCATCGCCTATGTCATCGACACGCCGCGAACCACTTCCACAAGCACATTTATGAGCAACATGTTGTACGCCTGCAGTATTCTCTACAAGACCAAACTCCCCATGATCCTGGTCTTCAACAAGACCGATGTGCAGGACGCGACTTTTGCGAAGGAGTGGATGACGGACTTCGAGGCTTTCCAGGCCGCCCTTCAGCGGGATGAGATGAGCGATGTCATCGGCGGCTACGAGACGTCAgaaggcggcagcggcggcagtggcTACATGGGCAGTCTTCTCAACTCGATGAGCCTCATGCTGGAAGAGTTCTACTCCCACCTCAGCTTCGTGCCCGTCAGCTCGCGCCTCGGAACGGGTATGGACGAGTTCTTCGCGGCCGTGGaagagaaggcggccgagttcAAGCAGGACTACCTCCCCGAGCTCCAGCGCAGGCGACAGGAgcgggaggagaagaagcgccaGGCTCGTGAGCATGAGCTGGACAAGATGATGAAGGGTATGTCTGTGGACGCGGGCAAGAAGTCGATGGTCGTCAAGCCCGtagatgacgacgatgacggaaTCGACGTGGCTAgcgacgttgacgacgacgatatgccggatgacgaggatgaccGGGAAGGCCTCCAGGCCCGTTACGAGGCGGCCatggaggccgagggcgattCAATCATGGCTGATGGCAGCTTCGCAAAGTACCTGCACACGCGGCCGACGTGA
- a CDS encoding Putative cwf19-like protein, producing MDGLDEFEKALAAEKGEKERIEREKEERRQRKKHRHHHRERSSDKHRERDRERDSHGDRDKDRERDRDHDRHRHHRSRRHEEDEEDGHRHKRSRHSKDDEERRSRHRHRDRENERHSEKNKKTTDPKEDLPIPDEEATPQGKTADAPLVRDSWMTAPSALDIDYVQRKKEETKPPPKEEPVRVIHEREINREFGDLSNVTTLDEKLPPAERTINYTFGDNGSQWRMTKLKGVYSMAEESGRSVEDIALERFGDLQDFDDAREEKIEMDRRKVYGEGYVGKEKPTGDLYRERLEKHRVDRASERQRVARDGAEMFEQGTVIPDDAMQHTPMDQTALNRLRALMMKAKLRKAPDAAKLEAEYNQAAASFATNGPQSVVLGVMDNRMLAGTRGEVKAIENKRGQERGNVEANEDMSIEDMVREERRTRGQAGGEGMRLAERIAKDGKFDNDLDYMDENADKLAKRVHKSEVNLKNVAVNEYQKVSRILDNCPLCHHEDKGQPPLAPVVSLGTRVFLTLPTEPEVSEGGAVIVPMAHRKNLVECDDDEWEEIRNFMKSLTRMYHEKGQEVIFYENAAAPQRHLHAAMMAVPIPYEEGATAPAYFKEAFLTTDDEWSQHQKIIDTAARARDGMGRMAFRRSIAKEMPYFHVWFTLDGGLGHVVENANRWPKGDLFAREIIGGILDVGPDVIKRQGRWNKGDRRVEGFNKKWRKFDWTRVLADG from the coding sequence ATGGATGGCCTTGATGAGTTTGAAAAagctctcgccgccgaaaagggagagaaggagcgcATAGAACGCGAGAAAGAAGAGCGCAgacagaggaagaagcatcggcatcatcaccgcGAGAGGTCTTCCGACAAACATCGAGAACGCGATCGGGAGAGGGACAGTCATGGAGATCGTGACAAGGATCGGGAACGCGACCGAGATCATGATAGACATCGTCATCACAGATCGCGACGAcacgaagaggacgaggaggatggccaCAGACACAAGCGATCTCGCCATTCgaaagacgacgaagagcgGCGGTCAAGGCACAGACACAGAGATAGAGAAAACGAGCGCCACAgcgagaagaacaagaagacaACGGACCCTAAGGAAGACTTGCCAATACCCGACGAGGAAGCCACGCCTCAAGGCAAGACTGCAGACGCGCCGCTCGTACGCGATAGCTGGATGACTGCCCCATCGgccctcgacatcgactATGTCCAGCGCAAAAAGGAGGAGACCAAGCCGCCACCAAAGGAAGAACCGGTCAGAGTCATTCACGAAAGGGAAATCAACAGAGAGTTTGGTGATCTGAGCAATGTCACGACGTTGGATGAAAAGCTCCCACCAGCAGAGAGAACTATCAACTACACGTTTGGGGATAATGGTTCTCAGTGGCGCATGACCAAGCTTAAGGGCGTGTATTCTATGGCAGAGGAGTCTGGACGATCGGTTGAGGACATTGCTCTGGAGAGGTTTGGCGACTTGCAGGATTTCGACGACGCCAGGGAGGAGAAGATTGAGATGGATCGTCGCAAGGTGTACGGCGAGGGATATGTGGGTAAGGAGAAGCCGACTGGCGACTTGTACCGCGAGCGCCTGGAAAAGCACCGCGTTGACAGGGCATCCGAACGGCAACGCGTCGCacgagacggcgccgaaaTGTTTGAACAGGGCACCGTTATTCCTGACGACGCCATGCAGCACACCCCTATGGACCAGACCGCATTAAACAGGCTGCGAGCTCTGATGATGAAGGCCAAGCTGCGCAAGGCGCCGGATGCTGCCAAATTGGAAGCCGAATACAACCAAGCTGCGGCCAGCTTTGCCACCAACGGGCCGCAATCGGTCGTCCTGGGCGTCATGGATAACAGGATGCTGGCTGGAACCCGTGGCGAagtcaaggccatcgagaacAAGCGCGGCCAAGAGCGCGGGAACGTGGAAGCGAACGAGGACATGTCAATCGAAGACATGGTCCGCGAGGAGCGCAGAACACGCGGtcaagccggcggcgagggcatgCGACTTGCTGAGCGCAtcgccaaggacggcaagtTCGACAACGACCTCGACTACATGGACGAGAACGCCGACAAGCTCGCGAAGCGGGTGCACAAGTCCGAGGTCAATCTCAAGAATGTGGCCGTCAACGAGTACCAGAAGGTGTCGCGGATACTGGACAACTGTCCGCTGTGCCATCACGAGGACAAGGGCCAGCCGCCCTTGGCACCGGTTGTTTCTCTCGGTACGCGCGTCTTTTTGACGCTGCCGACGGAACCGGAGGTCAGCGAAGGTGGCGCCGTCATTGTGCCTATGGCGCATCGCAAGAACCTCGTTGAGTGCGACGATGACGAATGGGAAGAGATCCGGAACTTTATGAAGTCGCTCACGAGGATGTACCACGAGAAGGGACAGGAGGTCATTTTTTATGAGAACGCAGCAGCGCCGCAGAGGCATCTCCACGCCGCCATGATGGCTGTGCCCATTCCCTACGAGGAGGGCGCCACAGCCCCGGCGTACTTCAAGGAGGCCTTCCTCACCACGGATGACGAGTGGTCGCAGCACCAAAAGATCATCGACACGGCTGCCAGGGCCCGAGATGGCATGGGCAGGATGGCGTTCCGGCGGAGCATCGCCAAGGAGATGCCCTACTTCCACGTGTGGTTCacgctcgacggcggcctcggccatgttGTGGAAAACGCCAACCGCTGGCCGAAGGGCGACCTCTTTGCGAGGGAGATTATCGGGGGCATACTGGACGTCGGCCCGGACGTGATCAAGAGACAGGGGCGGTGGAACAAGGGCGATCGCCGAGTCGAGGGATTTAACAAGAAGTGGAGGAAGTTTGACTGGACCCGAGTCTTGGCCGACGGCTAG
- a CDS encoding Putative glycosyl hydrolase family 53, glycoside hydrolase superfamily, whose translation MIARRLLSLLSLTALAMAAPAAEAINQGDEKPFFYKGHDLSSLKMLEESQNVFVDTARGNQERPADDILADGGMNGVRLRLWVDPPDGTYGLNYTIDLAKRFQAKGQRIFLDFHFSDSWADPQKQPAPAAWPTELEPLAGRLREYVRETLVAFRDAGVTLDIVSLGNEIRHGMIWPLGRVSVDVQPWSATVANFSNLATLYKAARAGVKDATCAGVPKPEVMLHLDNGWNRTLQERWYGALVDNGVPLSAWDSFGFSFYPFYGTSATFANLREVLRVMADKYNKPMQVVETDYPAVCDGRWNPIPESSEPSIPYSVAGQIQWMAEVIRIVREAPRGLGRGVWYWESPWLNNTSLGSDCNDAILFEADYSAWPRTVGYSRESVNVFLD comes from the exons ATGATCGCAAGAAGACTGCTTTCTCTCCTGAGCCTCACGGCTCTGGCGATGGcagccccggccgccgaggccatcaa CCAAGGCGATGAGAAGCCCTTCTTTTACAAGGGCCACGATCTCAGCTCGCTGAAGATGCTTGAGGAGTCGCAAAACGTCTTCGTGGACACGGCGCGCGGCAACCAGGAGCGGCCGgccgacgacatcctcgccgacggcggcatgaACGGCGTGCGGCTCCGGCTGTGGGTGGACCCGCCCGATGGCACGTACGGGCTCAACTACACCATCGACCTCGCAAAGCGGTTCCAGGCCAAGGGCCAGCGCATCTTCCTTGACTTCCACTTCTCCGACAGCTGGGCCGACCCGCAGAagcagccggcgccggcggcgtggccgACGGAGCTGGAGCCGCTGGCGGGTCGGCTGCGCGAGTATGTCCGCGAGACACTCGTGGCGTTCCGGGACGCCGGCGTAaccctcgacatcgtctcACTCGGCAACGAGATCCGCCACGGCATGATCTGGCCGCTGGGACGCGTCTCGGTCGATGTGCAGCCGTGGTCGGCGACGGTAGCCAACTTCTCCAATCTCGCTACGCTCTACAAGGCGGCCCGCGCCGGTGTCAAGGACGCCACCTGCGCCGGCGTGCCCAAGCCCGAGGTCATGCTGCACCTCGACAACGGCTGGAACCGGACGCTGCAGGAGCGCTGGtacggcgccctcgtcgacaacgGCGTGCCCCTGTCGGCCTGGGATAGCTTCGGCTTCAGCTTCTACCCCTTCTACGGCACCTCGGCCACATTCGCCAACCTGCGTGAGGTCCTGCGCGTCATGGCCGACAAGTACAACAAGCCCATGCAGGTCGTCGAGACGGACTACCCGGCCGTGTGCGACGGCCGCTGGAACCCGATCCCGGAGTCCTCCGAGCCGAGCATCCCCTAcagcgtcgccggccagATTCAGTGGATGGCAGAGGTCATCCGCATCGTCAGAGAGGCTCCGAGAGGCCTCGGACGCGGTGTGTGGTACTGGGAAAGCCCCTGGCTCAACAATACATCTCTTGGAAGCGATTGTAATGATGCTATTCTGTTCGAAGCGGACTATAGCgcgtggccgaggacggtAGGATACTCGAGAGAGAGTGTGAATGTTTTCCTGGATTAG
- a CDS encoding Putative phosphoglycerate kinase — MSLANKLSITDVDLKGKRVLIRVDFNVPLDANKKITNNQRIAGAVPTIKYAIDNGAKAVVLMSHLGRPNGQENPKYSLEPVVPELEKLLGGKQVQFAKNCVGKDVEDLVNSANNGQVVLLENLRFHIEEEGSAKDKDGNKTKADKAKVDEFRKGLTALGDVFINDAFGTAHRAHSSMVGVDLPQKASGFLMKKELEYFAKALENPQRPFLAILGGAKVSDKIQLIDNLLDKVNTLIVCGGMAFTFKKTLENVSIGDSLFDESGAKTVGKLVEKAKANNVKLVLPVDYVTADKFDKDANVGSATDESGIPDGWMGLDCGPKSVELYKQAIDEAKTILWNGPAGVFEFDKFANGTKSTLDAAVAAAEGGKIVIIGGGDTATVAAKYGVEDKLSHVSTGGGASLELLEGKELPGVTALSSK, encoded by the exons ATGTCTCTCGCCAACAAGCTCTCCATCACCGACGTTGACCTGAAGGGCAAGCGGGTTCTCATTCGC GTCGACTTCAACGTCCCCCTCGACGCCAACAAGAAGATCACCAACAACCAGCGCATTGCTGGCGCCGTGCCCACCATCAAGTACGCCATTGACAATggcgccaaggccgtcgtcctgATGTcccacctcggccgccccAACGGCCAGGAGAACCCCAAGTACAgcctcgagcccgtcgtccccgagctcgagaagctgctcggcggcaagcAGGTCCAGTTCGCCAAGAACTGCGTCGgcaaggatgtcgaggacctcgttAACTCTGCCAACAACGGCCAGGTCGTCCTGCTCGAGAACCTGCGCTTCcacatcgaggaggagggctccgccaaggacaaggacggcaacaaGACTAaggccgacaaggccaaggtcgacgagtTCCGCAAGGGTCTCACTGCCCTCGGCGATGTCTTCATCA ACGACGCTTTCGGCACCGCCCACCGCGCCCACTCCTCCATGGTCGGTGTTGACCTGCCCCAGAAGGCTTCGGGCTTCCTCATGAAGAAGGAACTCGAGTACTTCgccaaggccctcgagaacCCCCAGCGccccttcctcgccatcctcggtGGCGCCAAGGTCTCGGACAAGATCCAGCTCATCGACAACCTATTGGACAAGGTCAACACCCTCATCGTCTGCGGTGGCATGGCCTTCACCTTCAAGAAGACGCTCGAGAACGTCAGCATCGGCGACTCGCTCTTTGACGAGTCCGGCGCCAAGACGGTTGGcaagcttgtcgagaaggcgaaggccAACAACGTCAAGCTCGTCCTGCCCGTCGACTACGTCACTGCCGACAAGTTCGACAAGGACGCCAACGTCGGTTCCGCCACGGACGAGTCCGGTATCCCCGACGGCTGGATGGGTCTCGACTGCGGCCCCAAGTCGGTCGAGCTCTACaagcaggccatcgacgaggccaagaccaTCCTCTGGAATGGCCCCGCCGGTGTCTTCGAGTTCGACAAGttcgccaacggcaccaagtcgacgctcgacgccgccgttgctgctgccgagggcggcaagaTCGTCATCATTGGCGGTGGTGACACGGCCACCGTTGCCGCCAAgtacggcgtcgaggacaagcTCAGCCACGTCtccaccggcggcggtgccagcttggagctcctcgagggtAAGGAACTGCCCGGTGTTACTGCCCTGTCGAGTAAGTAA